One window of the Chelonoidis abingdonii isolate Lonesome George chromosome 3, CheloAbing_2.0, whole genome shotgun sequence genome contains the following:
- the PLN gene encoding phospholamban → MEKVQNITRSAMRRASTIEVNPQARQKLQDLFVNFCLILICLLLICILVMLL, encoded by the coding sequence ATGGAGAAGGTCCAGAACATAACCCGCTCTGCCATGAGAAGGGCCTCAACTATTGAGGTGAACCCACAAGCACGCCAAAAGCTCCAGGACCTCTTTGTAAatttttgtcttattttaatATGCCTCTTGCTTATCTGTATCCTTGTGATGCTTCTCTGA